One genomic region from Rothia dentocariosa ATCC 17931 encodes:
- a CDS encoding ABC transporter permease, whose translation MTSALVSSRISTVRATVELIRWSLIRNAINAPLFAVVQVLLAFALLYGISVFMPHLDRNSAEYLASGAVTVNFISMGCVIAPQFIATAKTNGMFDYQRSLPVPRLAILAADVLVWAVLALPGIIAGGVAAKLKFDFDVNLNIGAIAVVFALQVVMAVLGFMLAYWVPASLLTIVTQSITFMVLLFAPINYPPERLPDWYVHVQQFLPFVPAANLVRAALFDIGQIQILDVIVVGFWGLLGCASALWALARRD comes from the coding sequence ATGACTAGCGCCCTCGTGTCCTCACGAATTTCGACGGTACGCGCCACGGTCGAGCTAATCCGCTGGTCGCTAATTCGTAACGCCATCAACGCGCCGCTTTTTGCGGTGGTGCAGGTCCTTTTAGCCTTTGCACTTCTTTACGGCATCTCGGTCTTCATGCCGCATCTTGACCGGAATTCTGCAGAATATCTGGCGTCCGGCGCGGTGACGGTGAACTTCATTTCTATGGGGTGTGTAATAGCTCCACAGTTTATCGCTACCGCTAAGACGAACGGCATGTTCGACTATCAGCGGTCCCTTCCGGTGCCGCGCCTGGCGATTCTGGCGGCGGATGTACTCGTTTGGGCGGTTCTCGCTCTTCCCGGCATTATTGCGGGCGGTGTAGCCGCGAAGCTCAAATTTGATTTTGATGTGAACCTGAATATCGGCGCTATTGCCGTTGTATTCGCGCTTCAAGTTGTTATGGCGGTGTTAGGGTTTATGCTTGCGTACTGGGTTCCAGCGTCACTTCTGACTATCGTGACGCAGTCTATTACCTTCATGGTTTTGCTGTTTGCGCCGATTAACTACCCGCCCGAGCGGCTGCCCGACTGGTACGTGCACGTTCAGCAATTCCTGCCGTTCGTGCCTGCGGCAAACCTTGTGCGAGCCGCCCTCTTCGACATCGGCCAGATACAAATCCTGGACGTAATAGTCGTCGGTTTTTGGGGTCTTCTAGGATGCGCATCCGCACTATGGGCCCTTGCCCGCAGGGACTAG
- a CDS encoding type II CAAX prenyl endopeptidase Rce1 family protein produces MSTNHQQEPGHHGSEFIPTNQPPGAVTNTQNMPTMLSPHQAESYGYGAESTFASAEYYRSNRLTRKELLERASELPYHRLSHVNPRARWFTPVLEGLLIAGIYFVLLLIVSFALLAFAVMLRVPYDYLTDLQRIYANVFKTPLVFIALLITIIPVIPAIFIARLITNFKPLGLIHSIAGRMRWSYLGVFLGFGFLIFGLYYVGFATLDGSLTTHNSVHPLNSGMFWLYIVLILLIVPFQCYAEELLFRGYLMQTVGRWLKNPAWAIIIPAPIFMVLHGYGLWGLLSVLTMALIAGFLCWYTGGLEAGIGLHIANNVSIFIFGLLGLEDPFGAVREEQPLDFVQALILQLAFAGLVCMYTYRQKRKAALNQGQDAAAASSAEGASMGVEAPASSSDAPATAASASGAAHAAAQPGMSVKNAAASPAADTSVQQGSQAPVQSQPVQPAASVAGNAKPAQDNASVKSASSAAPASPQTAEEHRAPERNITEKPAAQAPAAKPVEGARKSEQNDTSVKASAPVQPERSAPAHGSASANKPAPAKESAPIHESAQSQKPAQTTQSAQTHESSQPQKPVHTNESAQAERPTSANTAARATGKEAQIADKPAQSAQARTIADELKPAVVAPAASEKAPSGIDLDAAQKAARASAQKAQQGSNQAGSSVRASGAQGSASTAAAPQKGTTSASAAQADDTKSPSSKNYAPDTSTMSIPVQNALSAYERAKAQALAQQKETTQQKEAARQKESGQGTSAKNAAADGSAAASQTSRAQQEASQNTSEVPWATAPIPKISPEAAQSHKQGSTDASPWTSAFPVIPKPKK; encoded by the coding sequence ATGAGCACTAATCACCAGCAGGAACCCGGACATCACGGTTCTGAGTTCATTCCAACAAACCAACCACCTGGCGCAGTCACCAATACCCAAAATATGCCCACGATGCTGAGTCCGCATCAGGCAGAAAGTTACGGGTACGGCGCTGAGTCTACCTTCGCCTCCGCTGAGTATTACAGGAGTAACCGCCTTACCCGTAAGGAACTTCTGGAACGCGCCAGCGAGCTGCCCTATCACCGGTTATCGCATGTGAACCCGCGTGCGCGTTGGTTCACCCCGGTTCTTGAGGGCTTGCTGATTGCCGGCATCTATTTTGTGCTCCTGCTGATTGTGAGTTTTGCGCTGCTGGCATTCGCCGTGATGCTGCGCGTCCCTTACGATTACCTGACCGATCTGCAGCGTATTTACGCGAACGTTTTTAAGACCCCGCTTGTTTTTATTGCGCTCCTTATTACCATCATTCCGGTGATTCCGGCGATTTTCATTGCGCGCCTGATTACCAACTTCAAACCCTTAGGGCTGATTCACTCCATTGCGGGCCGCATGCGGTGGTCCTATTTAGGTGTTTTCCTAGGCTTTGGTTTCCTCATTTTCGGTCTTTACTATGTAGGGTTCGCGACTCTGGATGGTTCTTTGACCACGCATAACAGCGTGCATCCGCTGAATTCCGGCATGTTCTGGCTGTACATTGTGCTTATTCTGTTGATAGTTCCGTTCCAGTGCTACGCCGAGGAACTGCTCTTCCGCGGTTATCTCATGCAGACCGTGGGTCGGTGGCTGAAGAACCCCGCATGGGCAATTATTATTCCAGCGCCTATCTTTATGGTGCTGCATGGTTACGGACTGTGGGGTCTGCTTTCTGTGCTGACGATGGCTCTGATCGCCGGGTTCTTGTGCTGGTACACCGGCGGCCTTGAAGCCGGTATCGGTCTGCATATTGCGAATAATGTTTCGATTTTTATCTTTGGGCTGCTGGGTTTGGAGGATCCCTTTGGTGCGGTTCGTGAGGAACAGCCGCTTGACTTTGTGCAGGCCCTTATTCTGCAGCTTGCCTTCGCCGGGCTCGTGTGCATGTACACCTACCGACAAAAGAGGAAAGCCGCTCTGAACCAGGGGCAGGATGCGGCTGCCGCCTCCTCGGCTGAGGGTGCGTCAATGGGCGTGGAAGCGCCCGCTTCTTCCTCGGATGCGCCTGCCACCGCAGCATCGGCTTCGGGTGCTGCGCATGCGGCTGCACAGCCCGGTATGTCCGTGAAAAATGCTGCTGCTTCACCTGCTGCTGATACTTCTGTGCAGCAAGGCTCGCAGGCGCCGGTACAATCACAACCTGTACAACCTGCTGCCTCTGTGGCGGGGAACGCCAAGCCCGCACAGGATAATGCTTCGGTAAAATCGGCGTCTTCGGCTGCCCCCGCCAGCCCGCAAACGGCTGAAGAGCATCGTGCACCCGAGCGGAATATCACGGAGAAACCGGCTGCTCAGGCACCCGCCGCGAAGCCTGTGGAAGGCGCTCGTAAGAGCGAGCAGAATGATACGTCGGTCAAGGCTTCTGCCCCCGTACAGCCCGAACGTTCGGCACCGGCTCACGGTTCGGCGTCGGCTAATAAGCCTGCGCCAGCCAAGGAATCTGCGCCGATTCATGAGTCAGCCCAGTCCCAGAAACCGGCGCAAACTACTCAATCGGCACAGACTCATGAATCGTCTCAGCCCCAAAAGCCGGTACACACTAACGAATCAGCACAGGCTGAGCGTCCGACGAGCGCGAATACCGCAGCCCGCGCGACCGGGAAAGAAGCGCAGATCGCCGATAAGCCCGCGCAGTCTGCACAGGCGAGGACTATCGCCGATGAGCTCAAGCCTGCCGTGGTTGCCCCCGCAGCATCGGAAAAGGCTCCGTCAGGCATAGACCTGGATGCGGCGCAGAAAGCTGCGCGCGCCTCCGCGCAGAAGGCTCAGCAGGGCTCGAATCAGGCCGGTTCTTCGGTGCGTGCCTCCGGGGCACAGGGGTCTGCGTCGACTGCAGCCGCGCCGCAGAAGGGAACCACTAGCGCATCCGCCGCGCAGGCAGACGATACGAAGAGCCCTTCCTCGAAGAACTACGCGCCAGATACATCCACGATGAGCATTCCCGTGCAAAATGCCTTGTCAGCCTATGAGCGTGCCAAGGCTCAGGCCCTAGCTCAGCAGAAAGAAACTACTCAGCAGAAAGAAGCCGCCCGGCAGAAGGAAAGCGGGCAGGGCACATCCGCTAAGAATGCGGCTGCGGACGGTTCGGCTGCAGCCTCGCAAACCTCGCGGGCTCAACAGGAGGCATCCCAGAACACCTCAGAGGTTCCCTGGGCTACCGCTCCGATTCCGAAAATCTCGCCGGAAGCCGCACAATCGCATAAGCAGGGATCAACCGACGCTTCACCGTGGACCTCAGCGTTCCCCGTCATTCCCAAACCCAAGAAGTAG
- a CDS encoding ABC transporter ATP-binding protein translates to MAGISGSALPGGVSTAKAQGGLIVTGLCKSFGKTRANDDISVRLIPGEVTALIGHNGAGKTTFLNQIVGLTKPDAGSIMYDGTDLIAHPEQARQVCAIMPQVASSLEGVTPRQAIATAVRIRGLKSKQAQRAVQKTLDTLDLGDWADRPGHKLSGGIKRLTSFGMAVTAPAPIYLFDEPTNDVDPVRRELLWTMLRRRAEQGATVLIVTHNLLEVERHADRYLLFNKGRLVRDEPTSALGMAEAKSTLSITATPEFLQELRSVLDVETSSPLVNMPNTEYIEKRIEGDSSIPREFTVTLSTDALELALPHVLSGIRAGCVESYRIGSASLADNYEEMINHD, encoded by the coding sequence ATGGCAGGTATCTCTGGTTCCGCCTTACCCGGGGGTGTATCCACCGCGAAAGCGCAGGGCGGTCTTATCGTCACGGGGTTATGCAAGTCATTCGGCAAAACCCGTGCGAATGACGATATTAGTGTGCGGCTTATACCCGGGGAGGTAACGGCGCTGATCGGTCACAACGGTGCTGGGAAAACGACGTTTCTTAACCAAATTGTGGGGCTAACAAAGCCGGATGCGGGCAGCATCATGTACGACGGCACCGACCTCATTGCCCACCCGGAGCAAGCCCGGCAGGTATGTGCGATCATGCCGCAGGTCGCATCGTCCCTGGAGGGAGTAACCCCACGCCAGGCGATCGCTACGGCCGTTCGCATTCGCGGGTTGAAGTCGAAGCAGGCACAACGGGCGGTTCAGAAAACTCTCGATACTCTCGATTTAGGGGATTGGGCGGACAGGCCGGGGCATAAGCTCTCGGGTGGGATTAAGCGCCTGACCTCATTCGGTATGGCGGTCACCGCGCCCGCCCCCATCTATCTCTTCGACGAGCCCACAAACGATGTCGATCCGGTGCGCCGTGAACTGCTGTGGACGATGCTGCGAAGGCGAGCCGAGCAGGGTGCCACGGTGCTGATCGTGACCCACAACCTCCTAGAAGTAGAGCGCCATGCCGATAGGTACCTGCTGTTTAATAAGGGGCGGCTAGTTCGTGATGAACCGACAAGCGCGCTGGGTATGGCAGAAGCAAAAAGTACACTCTCAATCACGGCAACCCCGGAATTCCTTCAAGAACTTCGCAGCGTGCTAGATGTAGAAACATCATCTCCACTAGTAAATATGCCAAATACGGAATATATCGAAAAGCGCATAGAAGGCGACTCCTCCATCCCTCGGGAGTTTACCGTCACCCTGAGTACCGATGCGCTTGAGCTAGCCTTACCCCATGTGCTTTCAGGAATTCGTGCGGGATGCGTCGAAAGCTACCGCATAGGCTCGGCATCTTTGGCCGATAACTACGAGGAGATGATTAACCATGACTAG
- a CDS encoding M18 family aminopeptidase has product MTVDAVKNIEDLAQFVCDSPVSYLAARTVARRLQAAGFTELNETEPWQNEAAVGRHFVMRDGAIIAWAGGRRAQKASGYRVLGAHTDSPSLKLKPSSSVTAAGWHQMGVENYGGALLNSFLDRELRAAGRLTVLREDGTLQDRYVVTGPLARVPQLAPHLDHKRNELTLDKQFNMYPIWGVDDTENDVLAYLAQQTIDEGGSVDPEQIVGYDVLFADAQEPRRFGRDGEFFASGRLDNLSSVHAGLCALERYVAENADEDSAHTVMLAGFDHEEIGSETRSGAAGPFLEDVLVRLSQARGESQDEYRRSLADSVCLSADAGHLVNPNYQGHHDPTVRPLPGAGPLLKINANQRYATDAVGAGIFAAACKAAGVPYQEFVSNNNMPCGSTIGPITATRLGMRTIDVGIGLLSMHSMREMCHVHDMAYLTRAVEGFYRL; this is encoded by the coding sequence ATGACCGTTGATGCCGTCAAAAATATCGAAGATCTCGCCCAGTTCGTCTGCGATTCGCCCGTCTCATATCTGGCGGCGCGAACCGTGGCGCGGCGCCTGCAGGCGGCGGGGTTTACCGAGCTGAACGAAACCGAGCCGTGGCAGAATGAGGCTGCCGTCGGCAGGCATTTCGTGATGCGTGACGGCGCGATCATCGCTTGGGCTGGCGGTCGGCGGGCGCAGAAAGCGAGCGGTTACCGGGTGCTGGGTGCGCATACGGATTCGCCGTCGCTTAAGCTCAAGCCGAGTTCGTCGGTGACAGCGGCAGGATGGCATCAGATGGGCGTCGAAAATTACGGTGGCGCACTGCTTAATTCCTTTTTGGATCGTGAGCTGCGCGCCGCCGGGCGCCTGACGGTACTTCGGGAAGACGGCACCCTTCAGGATCGCTATGTGGTGACTGGGCCGTTGGCGCGTGTGCCGCAGCTTGCCCCTCATCTGGACCATAAACGTAATGAGCTGACCCTCGATAAACAGTTCAATATGTACCCCATTTGGGGTGTGGATGATACCGAGAACGATGTGCTCGCCTATTTGGCGCAGCAGACCATCGACGAGGGCGGTTCGGTTGATCCGGAACAGATCGTTGGTTACGATGTGCTCTTTGCGGATGCGCAGGAACCCCGCCGTTTCGGGCGAGACGGAGAGTTTTTCGCCTCGGGCAGGTTGGATAATCTCTCGTCGGTTCATGCCGGATTGTGCGCCTTGGAGCGCTATGTGGCCGAGAATGCTGACGAAGACTCGGCGCATACCGTGATGCTTGCGGGATTCGATCACGAAGAGATTGGTTCTGAAACCCGTAGCGGTGCCGCCGGTCCGTTCTTAGAGGATGTGCTGGTGCGGCTCTCGCAGGCTCGCGGGGAGAGCCAGGATGAGTACCGCCGCTCGCTCGCCGATTCGGTGTGCCTTTCGGCGGATGCCGGGCATTTGGTGAACCCGAACTACCAGGGGCATCACGATCCGACGGTGCGCCCGCTTCCCGGTGCTGGCCCGCTGCTGAAGATCAACGCGAATCAGCGGTATGCAACCGATGCGGTAGGTGCCGGTATTTTCGCGGCGGCGTGCAAAGCGGCGGGCGTTCCCTATCAAGAGTTCGTGTCGAATAACAATATGCCCTGCGGTTCCACGATCGGGCCTATCACCGCCACCCGGCTGGGGATGCGCACCATCGATGTGGGGATCGGACTACTGTCGATGCACTCGATGCGCGAAATGTGCCACGTTCACGATATGGCATACCTGACCCGCGCGGTGGAAGGCTTCTACCGGTTGTAG
- a CDS encoding multicopper oxidase domain-containing protein, with the protein MSENPHNPTPSGSDSEGSTGRDTGRGGASSKPSAAQSSARSGADVSGSGNDGLTIGMRPTELPGASLTPEEIAKRASGRGSWHRRASKPVSYWMFGVIIAILVHRFIPKGGWLIVHMVTLGLITNSILIWSQHFTEALMKIKIPDSARGIQVTRIFALNGGIVLLMAGMILQDLMPQFYLLTVVGALAVGAMVAWHGYALLRQVKQALPSRFGATIRFYIAAAFLLPVGAVLGAMTALPGLRGTLHSQFMLAHEAVNVLGFVGITVVGTLITFWPTMLRTKMVENALGTSVRALILMCVGVGVTTLASLFGMRPLAGAGLLVYLLGLLIVAWVMVRTLRTKRPTEFPPMSVGAGFIWLIIGVVWTAGLVFTTPFEELRMSEVTPIFVAGFLLQVLLGAMSYLLPQRMGGGPAVVRASNKEFSRLAAGRVTVVNLSLIIFMLPNALTGSWVKVAVSAVGALGLASFLPFMVRGVKASVNTRKEMMAARARGEKPAPVTEVKQEPVNHTRQTLFGALAVILALTLGIAADPSSVGFNFIGGSTATGTGQTTTLKVKATSNYRFTPDTAQVPVGNRLVIEVTNDDQGMTHDLTFANGAKTGTLNPGETKSVDVGVVTSDLEGWCSVAGHRQQGMVFHVKTTGNNLQANGHHGGASGGNNGSNGSGTNTNLLTAQNANIDMHASPGKDHERRDPVLRPVPAGEKRDGKTVHKMTMDVQELDREIAPGLDVKAWTFNGSYMGPVLHGKLGDVFEITLENNGSMGHSLDFHAGMVSPDNTMKTIAPGEKLTYRFEATGSGIWLYHCSTAPMSLHMAAGMYGAVIIDPPDLEPVDREYVMVQNETYLTDTGQTAADGNKLAEVSSDGIAAGTPSLTMFNGHATQYVNQPLEVKTGERVRIWLLAAGPSKGMSFHVVGSQFDTVYKEGGYLLRDGRDPYGEIGGHSQALDLDSAQGGFVEMQFREPGTYTFVNHRFAEMERGAMGHIKVTDK; encoded by the coding sequence GTGAGCGAGAATCCCCATAACCCCACTCCCTCGGGTTCTGACTCAGAAGGATCAACCGGCCGCGATACCGGTCGTGGCGGCGCATCCTCAAAGCCGAGCGCGGCGCAAAGTTCTGCACGGTCCGGGGCCGATGTTTCGGGTTCCGGCAACGATGGACTCACGATTGGGATGCGCCCCACCGAACTCCCCGGTGCCTCGCTAACGCCCGAGGAGATTGCTAAGCGCGCCTCCGGTCGGGGCAGTTGGCATCGCCGCGCATCGAAGCCGGTATCGTACTGGATGTTTGGCGTTATTATCGCGATTCTGGTGCATCGCTTTATCCCCAAGGGCGGTTGGCTGATTGTGCATATGGTGACTCTGGGGCTGATTACGAATTCGATTCTGATCTGGAGTCAGCACTTCACCGAAGCGCTCATGAAAATTAAGATCCCTGATTCGGCTCGCGGTATTCAGGTCACACGTATTTTTGCGCTTAACGGCGGCATTGTGCTGCTGATGGCGGGCATGATTCTGCAGGATCTCATGCCGCAGTTCTATCTCCTGACGGTTGTCGGCGCGCTGGCAGTGGGCGCTATGGTCGCCTGGCATGGCTATGCTCTTCTTCGCCAGGTCAAACAGGCGCTTCCCTCGCGGTTTGGCGCTACGATTCGTTTCTATATCGCCGCCGCGTTCCTGCTTCCCGTCGGTGCCGTGCTGGGCGCGATGACAGCCCTGCCTGGTTTGCGGGGCACGCTACATTCGCAGTTTATGCTTGCGCATGAGGCCGTGAATGTTCTCGGGTTCGTGGGGATTACGGTGGTTGGTACCCTGATTACCTTCTGGCCTACGATGCTGCGCACCAAGATGGTCGAAAACGCCCTGGGAACCAGCGTGCGCGCCCTCATACTGATGTGCGTGGGCGTTGGGGTTACCACACTCGCTTCACTCTTCGGGATGCGCCCCCTCGCGGGCGCGGGCCTGCTCGTTTACCTGCTGGGGCTGCTGATCGTGGCGTGGGTGATGGTGCGAACCCTTCGTACGAAGCGCCCTACCGAGTTCCCGCCAATGTCGGTGGGTGCAGGTTTTATCTGGCTTATTATCGGCGTGGTGTGGACTGCTGGCTTGGTGTTCACCACCCCGTTTGAGGAGCTTCGCATGAGCGAGGTTACCCCCATTTTCGTGGCGGGCTTCCTGCTTCAGGTGCTTCTGGGTGCTATGAGTTACCTGCTCCCCCAGCGTATGGGCGGCGGTCCCGCCGTGGTGCGCGCATCCAATAAGGAGTTCAGTAGGCTTGCCGCCGGGCGCGTGACGGTTGTGAACTTAAGCCTCATTATTTTCATGCTACCCAATGCGCTTACCGGCTCTTGGGTGAAGGTCGCGGTCTCTGCCGTAGGTGCGCTCGGTCTGGCTTCGTTCCTACCGTTTATGGTGCGCGGCGTTAAAGCCTCGGTCAATACCCGTAAAGAGATGATGGCGGCGCGGGCGCGCGGCGAGAAGCCTGCCCCTGTCACGGAGGTCAAACAGGAACCTGTGAATCATACCCGGCAGACCCTTTTCGGTGCGCTTGCGGTGATTCTGGCGCTGACCTTAGGTATTGCAGCCGACCCCAGCTCAGTAGGATTCAACTTTATAGGCGGTTCTACGGCGACCGGCACGGGGCAGACCACAACGCTGAAGGTCAAGGCAACCTCGAATTACCGGTTTACGCCCGATACCGCGCAGGTTCCGGTGGGTAACCGCCTGGTGATTGAGGTGACGAACGACGATCAGGGTATGACCCACGACCTCACCTTCGCCAACGGGGCGAAGACCGGAACGCTGAACCCCGGTGAGACGAAGAGCGTGGATGTTGGCGTGGTGACCTCCGACCTTGAGGGCTGGTGCTCGGTGGCCGGGCACCGCCAGCAGGGAATGGTATTTCACGTGAAAACCACCGGCAATAACCTGCAGGCGAACGGACATCACGGGGGCGCATCCGGCGGTAATAACGGGTCAAATGGCTCGGGCACAAACACGAACCTGCTGACCGCGCAGAACGCGAATATTGATATGCACGCCTCCCCCGGCAAGGACCATGAGCGCCGTGACCCGGTGCTGCGTCCCGTGCCTGCGGGCGAGAAACGTGACGGTAAGACCGTGCACAAGATGACCATGGATGTGCAGGAGCTCGACCGTGAAATTGCACCTGGGCTTGATGTGAAGGCGTGGACATTCAACGGTTCGTATATGGGTCCGGTGCTGCACGGTAAGCTGGGCGATGTCTTCGAGATTACCCTGGAGAACAACGGTTCGATGGGGCATTCGCTCGACTTCCACGCGGGCATGGTTTCGCCCGATAACACAATGAAAACCATTGCCCCGGGCGAGAAGCTGACCTACCGTTTTGAGGCTACCGGATCTGGTATTTGGCTGTACCACTGCTCGACCGCACCCATGAGTCTGCATATGGCGGCGGGCATGTACGGTGCCGTGATTATCGACCCGCCGGATCTGGAACCGGTAGATCGAGAGTATGTGATGGTTCAGAATGAAACATACCTGACCGATACGGGGCAGACCGCGGCTGACGGCAATAAGCTCGCCGAAGTTTCCTCTGACGGTATTGCGGCGGGCACTCCTTCGCTCACCATGTTCAACGGGCATGCCACCCAGTACGTGAATCAGCCTTTGGAGGTGAAAACCGGCGAGCGCGTGCGCATCTGGCTGCTGGCTGCGGGACCGTCGAAGGGCATGAGTTTCCACGTGGTCGGCTCACAATTTGACACCGTTTATAAGGAAGGCGGCTACCTGCTGCGGGACGGCAGAGATCCGTATGGGGAAATCGGCGGTCACTCGCAGGCCCTCGATCTGGACTCGGCGCAGGGCGGGTTCGTTGAGATGCAGTTCCGCGAACCCGGCACGTACACGTTCGTGAACCACCGGTTTGCCGAGATGGAACGCGGCGCTATGGGGCACATCAAGGTGACGGATAAGTAG
- a CDS encoding glycosyltransferase 87 family protein, with protein sequence MTESRAQTPVLGKLAVVALILMVVGGYIFEAFVNTYGGLDFSIYRMGAMTIFDNEGFDKELYGRAMVSIGVLDLPFTYPPFAALVFLPFAFIPLKVGMAIMVLITTAAAWWLSSIMYSYANAHGRPLPLQDRLGRYGTIAALTIVVMLCGPWRRTFDLMQINPIIMVLILADFLRPATRVPRGVLIGIAGGLKLTPLVFGLILLVRRDWKGIITLGATFLATIALGFVLLPKEAPQYWFHAVSDPSRVGDINFVDNISIQGWLMHYGLNGTAAKLGFYLLAALSVVLTAAILYQLERRNKVLAQVAVTGFLMVSLSPISWSHHNVLLPLLVLVLIVDAFGEFFTYLPPAVVTVARILTWVGVVGLYISPRVLGGMTQWNMNGLEFLAAPGVALGGTPIVCLFIVTVLLWGWAALTPKARSASVKPAADSANAPNSA encoded by the coding sequence ATGACTGAATCCCGCGCCCAGACTCCGGTTCTGGGCAAACTTGCAGTAGTGGCGCTCATCCTCATGGTGGTGGGCGGCTATATTTTTGAAGCCTTCGTGAACACCTACGGCGGTCTGGATTTTTCGATCTACCGCATGGGTGCCATGACCATTTTCGATAATGAAGGCTTCGATAAAGAACTTTATGGGCGCGCTATGGTGAGCATCGGCGTGCTGGATTTGCCGTTCACCTACCCGCCCTTTGCGGCGCTAGTCTTTCTGCCGTTCGCCTTCATACCGCTCAAGGTGGGTATGGCGATTATGGTGCTTATTACGACCGCCGCCGCCTGGTGGCTCTCCAGCATCATGTACTCTTATGCCAATGCACATGGCCGACCCTTACCGCTTCAAGATAGGCTCGGGCGTTATGGCACGATCGCCGCACTCACCATAGTGGTGATGCTCTGCGGACCTTGGCGGCGTACCTTTGACCTTATGCAGATTAACCCCATCATTATGGTGCTGATTCTTGCCGATTTTCTGCGCCCGGCAACCCGTGTGCCGCGCGGAGTACTTATCGGTATCGCTGGTGGTTTGAAACTGACTCCGCTCGTGTTCGGGCTTATTCTGCTGGTGCGCCGCGACTGGAAGGGCATTATCACCCTCGGCGCAACCTTCCTCGCCACCATTGCCCTCGGCTTTGTGCTGCTGCCGAAGGAGGCCCCGCAGTACTGGTTCCACGCGGTTTCAGATCCTTCGCGTGTGGGCGATATTAACTTCGTCGATAATATTTCGATTCAGGGCTGGCTCATGCACTATGGGCTGAACGGAACCGCCGCCAAGCTCGGGTTCTATCTGCTGGCGGCGCTCTCCGTTGTGCTCACCGCCGCTATTCTCTATCAGCTCGAACGCCGCAACAAGGTTCTCGCCCAGGTTGCGGTGACCGGGTTCCTGATGGTCAGTCTGTCGCCGATCAGCTGGTCGCATCATAACGTGCTTCTGCCGCTTCTGGTCCTCGTGCTTATTGTGGATGCATTTGGCGAGTTCTTCACATACCTGCCGCCAGCCGTGGTGACTGTGGCGCGCATCCTGACCTGGGTGGGCGTTGTGGGGCTCTATATTTCCCCGCGTGTACTCGGTGGCATGACCCAGTGGAATATGAACGGGCTCGAATTCTTGGCGGCGCCGGGTGTTGCGCTGGGCGGCACGCCGATCGTGTGCCTCTTTATCGTGACCGTTCTGCTGTGGGGGTGGGCGGCCCTCACCCCGAAAGCACGCAGCGCTTCGGTCAAACCCGCCGCAGATTCAGCAAACGCCCCGAACTCGGCATAG